From Streptomyces sp. NBC_00370, a single genomic window includes:
- a CDS encoding molybdopterin-dependent oxidoreductase codes for MNVRSRLPSPGSVRPDTFWRSPLRGPWLTSVFGAVLLVGIPVLFLTGLVSYAAYNPDLSAVNDKTPDKGLLGFYLFSWPTDPYWLYRVTQGVHVTLGIVLVPVLLAKLWSVVPKLFTLPPVRSVGHALDRLSLLLLVGGGLFEFVTGVLNIQLDYLFPGSFYPLHFYGAWVFFGAVVAHVVIRLPRTVRALRSRDFRAELRTPVARTRPEPADDSGLVAPDPAPPTMSRRGALGLVGLGSVVLFVVTAGQSIGGSLRGTALLAPHGRQPGSGPNGFPVNKTAALAHIRERDVGPDWRLVVRGGGRRVSLTLAQVRELPQHRSSLPIACVEGWSTENQHWEGVRLVDLAGLVGLGDDPPGVFVESVQLHGSFRAVALRDNQVRDTRSLLALRVNGAALSADHGSPARIIVPGAPGVMNTKWVRQLSFGETTWPV; via the coding sequence ATGAACGTCCGCTCCCGCCTCCCGTCCCCCGGTTCCGTCCGGCCCGACACCTTCTGGCGCAGCCCGCTGCGCGGCCCATGGCTGACGTCCGTTTTCGGCGCCGTGCTGCTCGTGGGCATCCCCGTGCTGTTCCTGACCGGGCTCGTGTCGTACGCGGCGTACAACCCCGATCTGTCGGCCGTCAACGACAAGACGCCGGACAAGGGGCTGCTCGGGTTCTACCTCTTCAGCTGGCCGACCGACCCGTACTGGCTGTACCGCGTCACCCAGGGCGTGCATGTGACGCTCGGGATCGTGCTGGTGCCGGTGCTGCTCGCCAAGCTCTGGTCGGTCGTGCCGAAGCTGTTCACCCTGCCGCCGGTACGCTCCGTCGGGCACGCGCTTGACCGGCTCTCCCTGCTGCTGCTCGTCGGCGGCGGGCTGTTCGAGTTCGTCACCGGTGTGCTCAACATCCAGCTGGACTATCTCTTCCCCGGCTCGTTCTACCCGCTGCACTTCTACGGCGCCTGGGTGTTCTTCGGCGCGGTCGTCGCGCATGTGGTGATCCGGCTGCCCCGTACCGTACGGGCGCTGCGCAGCCGCGACTTCCGGGCCGAGCTGCGCACCCCGGTGGCCAGGACCAGGCCCGAGCCGGCCGACGACAGCGGTCTGGTGGCCCCCGACCCCGCACCGCCGACCATGTCGCGGCGCGGCGCGCTCGGGCTGGTGGGGCTCGGCTCCGTGGTGCTGTTCGTGGTGACGGCCGGGCAGTCCATCGGCGGGAGCCTGCGCGGGACGGCGCTGCTCGCACCGCACGGCCGGCAGCCGGGCAGCGGCCCGAACGGGTTCCCCGTCAACAAGACGGCGGCCCTCGCGCACATCAGGGAACGGGACGTGGGCCCCGACTGGCGGCTGGTCGTACGGGGCGGCGGCCGGCGGGTCTCGCTCACACTGGCGCAGGTGCGGGAGCTGCCGCAGCACCGCTCGTCGCTGCCCATCGCGTGTGTCGAGGGCTGGTCGACGGAGAACCAGCACTGGGAGGGGGTCAGGCTCGTCGATCTCGCGGGACTGGTGGGGCTCGGCGACGACCCGCCCGGGGTGTTCGTCGAGTCGGTGCAACTGCACGGTTCCTTCCGTGCCGTGGCCCTGCGCGACAACCAAGTACGCGACACGCGCTCGCTGCTGGCGCTGCGGGTCAACGGCGCCGCGCTCTCCGCCGACCACGGCAGTCCGGCGCGGATCATCGTGCCGGGCGCTCCCGGTGTGATGAACACCAAGTGGGTCAGGCAGTTGAGCTTCGGGGAGACGACATGGCCGGTGTGA